One segment of Curtobacterium sp. MR_MD2014 DNA contains the following:
- a CDS encoding heavy-metal-associated domain-containing protein yields the protein MTTETVAVTGMTCEHCVASVTEEVSELAGVTDVTVDLVPGGSSSVTVTSDHRIDDQALRGAIAEAGYEVVSR from the coding sequence ATGACCACCGAGACCGTCGCCGTGACCGGGATGACCTGCGAGCACTGCGTGGCGAGCGTGACCGAGGAGGTCTCCGAGCTCGCCGGCGTGACCGACGTCACCGTGGACCTCGTGCCCGGCGGGTCGTCGTCCGTCACCGTCACGTCCGACCACCGGATCGACGACCAGGCCCTCCGCGGCGCGATCGCGGAGGCGGGGTACGAGGTCGTGTCCCGGTGA
- a CDS encoding heavy metal translocating P-type ATPase, translating to MSEGVVELDITGMTCASCANRVERKLGKLPGVSATVNYATEQAQVSVTDPDTVDTAALVAAVEAAGYGATVHVRQPTPGSADDVDDATGPDAATAPLRQRLVVSAVLALPVVLLSMVPVLQFPNWQWAALALAAPVAVWGALPFHRAAWVNARHGAATMDTLVSLGVVAAFGWSLYALFLGDAGAPGMHMTFSWFATDPEASDLYLEVAAAVTVFILAGRYMEARAKQRSGAALRALLELGAKDASVLRDGPSGPVETRVSAASLVVGDVVVVRPGERIPSDGIVREGSSAVDLSMLTGESVPVEVRPGDRVTGATIDVGGRLVVEVTAVGADTELARMGRLVEDAQTGKAAVQRLADRVSAVFVPVVIGLAVVAFVGWLVAGGSLTAAVTAAVATLVIACPCALGLATPTALLVGTGRGSQLGILIGGPQALERTRAVDTIVLDKTGTVTTGEMRLTAVLPVDGAPDADGSLLAVAAAVEDGSEHPVARAVVRAARDRALDVPVAEQFAATPGAGVQAVVDGEVVVVGTARWLAEAWALPVDEALAARVAAAESDGGTAVLVGRGGSVLGAVVVGDTVKPEAPEAVRRFVALGLRPVLLTGDNEGAARAVAARVGIDEVHARATPASKLETVRRLQAEGRTVAMVGDGVNDAAALAAADLGIAMGAGTDAAIAASDITVVSGRLTVVADAVRLSRATLRTIRGNLFWAFAYNVAAIPLAMAGLLNPVLAGAAMAFSSVFVVTNSLRLRRFRALG from the coding sequence GTGAGCGAGGGCGTCGTCGAGCTCGACATCACGGGGATGACCTGCGCCTCGTGCGCGAACCGCGTCGAGCGGAAGCTCGGCAAGCTGCCGGGCGTCTCCGCGACCGTGAACTACGCGACCGAGCAGGCGCAGGTGTCGGTGACCGACCCGGACACGGTCGACACCGCGGCGCTCGTCGCGGCGGTCGAGGCCGCCGGGTACGGGGCGACCGTCCACGTGCGGCAGCCGACTCCGGGCTCTGCCGACGACGTCGACGACGCCACCGGTCCCGACGCCGCGACCGCGCCCCTGCGGCAGCGGCTCGTCGTCTCCGCCGTCCTGGCGCTGCCCGTGGTCCTGCTCTCGATGGTGCCGGTCCTGCAGTTCCCGAACTGGCAGTGGGCTGCCCTGGCACTGGCGGCACCGGTCGCCGTCTGGGGAGCGCTGCCGTTCCACCGTGCCGCGTGGGTGAACGCCCGACACGGCGCCGCGACCATGGACACCCTGGTCAGCCTCGGCGTCGTCGCCGCGTTCGGCTGGTCGCTGTACGCACTGTTCCTCGGCGACGCCGGTGCCCCCGGCATGCACATGACCTTCTCGTGGTTCGCCACGGACCCCGAGGCGAGCGACCTCTACCTCGAGGTGGCCGCGGCCGTGACGGTCTTCATCCTGGCCGGCCGGTACATGGAGGCCCGGGCGAAGCAGCGGTCCGGGGCGGCGCTGCGCGCGCTGCTCGAGCTCGGCGCGAAGGACGCGTCGGTGCTCCGCGACGGGCCGTCCGGTCCCGTCGAGACCCGTGTGTCCGCCGCGTCGCTCGTCGTCGGTGACGTCGTCGTCGTCCGACCGGGGGAGCGGATCCCGAGCGACGGCATCGTGCGCGAGGGCTCGTCAGCCGTCGACCTCAGCATGCTCACCGGTGAGTCGGTCCCGGTCGAGGTGCGACCCGGCGACCGTGTGACCGGCGCGACCATCGACGTCGGTGGTCGGCTCGTGGTCGAGGTCACCGCCGTCGGTGCCGACACCGAGCTCGCCCGGATGGGACGCCTCGTCGAGGACGCCCAGACCGGCAAGGCCGCGGTGCAGCGACTCGCCGACCGGGTCTCCGCCGTGTTCGTACCCGTCGTGATCGGCCTCGCCGTGGTCGCGTTCGTCGGGTGGCTCGTCGCCGGCGGGTCCCTGACCGCTGCCGTCACCGCCGCGGTCGCGACGCTCGTCATCGCCTGCCCGTGCGCCCTCGGGCTCGCGACGCCCACCGCGCTGCTCGTCGGCACGGGTCGTGGCTCGCAGCTCGGCATCCTGATCGGCGGCCCCCAGGCGCTCGAACGCACCCGCGCCGTGGACACGATCGTGCTCGACAAGACCGGCACCGTGACGACCGGGGAGATGCGCCTGACGGCGGTCCTGCCGGTCGACGGCGCACCGGACGCCGACGGATCGCTGCTCGCGGTGGCGGCGGCGGTCGAGGACGGTTCCGAGCACCCGGTGGCGCGTGCGGTCGTCCGGGCCGCGCGGGACCGCGCACTCGACGTCCCGGTCGCGGAGCAGTTCGCCGCGACGCCGGGCGCGGGCGTGCAGGCCGTGGTCGACGGCGAGGTGGTCGTCGTCGGCACCGCCCGGTGGCTGGCGGAGGCCTGGGCGCTGCCGGTGGACGAGGCGCTGGCCGCGCGGGTCGCCGCTGCCGAGTCGGACGGCGGGACCGCGGTCCTCGTCGGCCGGGGCGGCTCGGTGCTCGGCGCCGTCGTCGTCGGCGACACGGTGAAGCCCGAGGCGCCGGAGGCCGTCCGGCGGTTCGTCGCGCTCGGCCTGCGCCCGGTGCTGCTCACCGGGGACAACGAGGGCGCCGCGCGCGCCGTCGCGGCGCGCGTCGGCATCGACGAGGTGCACGCCCGTGCGACCCCGGCCTCGAAGCTCGAGACCGTCCGGCGACTGCAGGCCGAGGGGCGGACGGTCGCGATGGTCGGCGACGGGGTCAACGACGCGGCGGCGCTCGCGGCGGCGGACCTCGGCATCGCGATGGGGGCCGGCACCGACGCGGCGATCGCCGCGAGCGACATCACCGTCGTGAGCGGTCGGCTCACCGTCGTGGCGGACGCGGTCCGGCTGTCCCGGGCGACGCTCCGCACGATCCGCGGCAACCTGTTCTGGGCCTTCGCCTACAACGTCGCGGCGATCCCGCTCGCGATGGCGGGCCTGCTGAACCCGGTGCTCGCGGGTGCGGCGATGGCGTTCTCGTCCGTCTTCGTGGTGACGAACAGCCTGCGCCTGCGTCGCTTCCGGGCCCTCGGCTGA
- a CDS encoding LysM peptidoglycan-binding domain-containing protein: MNRTVATGATALVVAVALSGCSLLGGSDGALPAPSAPPTASRTSTPSPTATEDPDAARLEASATPRAPSPVASEAAVPDPVLTPIPAGTVLAEGDVASPKGSIHFHYRVVADGDDTFTAQLSGVTSSLPVPIGAGFFERERTVGDGLTYPGVGDTVLGGPTPAPVAKDVPLDGSGVDPSGLVTLVVSSAADPGQADLPIEIAAGKVLAVAPVRWSVPERQTNVHPVDGGARSNASGPVTATTASGAPRSYTVAPDDLIGDVAARFGISVKALVWLNADVQVFGDDQYLYEGTTLNLDPLAR; the protein is encoded by the coding sequence ATGAACCGAACCGTTGCGACCGGTGCCACCGCTCTGGTCGTCGCCGTCGCGCTGTCCGGTTGCTCGCTGCTCGGCGGGTCCGACGGAGCGCTCCCGGCGCCCTCGGCCCCGCCGACGGCGAGCCGGACGTCCACCCCGTCGCCGACGGCGACCGAGGACCCGGACGCCGCCCGGCTCGAGGCCTCGGCGACCCCGCGCGCGCCCAGCCCGGTCGCGTCCGAGGCCGCCGTCCCCGACCCCGTGCTCACCCCGATCCCGGCCGGGACGGTGCTGGCCGAGGGCGACGTCGCCTCACCGAAGGGCAGCATCCACTTCCACTACCGCGTCGTGGCGGACGGCGACGACACCTTCACCGCACAGCTCAGCGGCGTGACCTCGTCGCTGCCCGTCCCGATCGGGGCCGGGTTCTTCGAACGCGAGCGGACGGTGGGCGACGGCCTGACCTACCCCGGCGTGGGCGACACCGTGCTCGGCGGTCCGACCCCCGCGCCGGTCGCGAAGGACGTGCCGCTCGACGGCTCGGGTGTCGACCCGTCGGGGCTCGTGACGCTCGTGGTGTCCTCGGCGGCCGACCCCGGCCAGGCCGACCTGCCGATCGAGATCGCGGCCGGCAAGGTGCTCGCGGTCGCGCCGGTGCGTTGGTCGGTGCCCGAGCGGCAGACGAACGTGCACCCGGTCGACGGCGGAGCACGGTCGAACGCCTCCGGTCCGGTCACGGCGACGACGGCGTCCGGTGCGCCGCGCTCCTACACGGTCGCGCCGGACGACCTGATCGGCGACGTCGCGGCACGCTTCGGCATCAGCGTGAAGGCGCTCGTCTGGTTGAACGCCGACGTGCAGGTGTTCGGCGACGACCAGTACCTGTACGAGGGGACGACCCTCAACCTCGACCCGCTCGCGCGCTGA
- a CDS encoding metal-sensitive transcriptional regulator: protein MPAAPHAHVGYIEDKDDLLKRLRRAEGQVRGIARMVEDETYCIDVLTQISAANRALERVALSLLEDHLRHCVAEAVAEGGDAADAKVREASDAIARLVRS, encoded by the coding sequence ATGCCAGCAGCACCGCACGCACACGTCGGGTACATCGAGGACAAGGACGACCTGCTCAAGCGGCTGCGCCGCGCGGAGGGGCAGGTCCGCGGGATCGCGCGCATGGTCGAGGACGAGACGTACTGCATCGACGTGCTGACCCAGATCTCCGCGGCGAACCGGGCGCTCGAACGGGTCGCCCTGTCGTTGCTGGAGGACCACCTGCGCCACTGCGTCGCCGAGGCCGTGGCCGAGGGCGGCGACGCCGCCGACGCGAAGGTCCGCGAGGCGAGCGACGCCATCGCCCGACTCGTCCGTTCCTGA
- the pgi gene encoding glucose-6-phosphate isomerase, protein MTESAPVDPTSTDGWKKLAGIADGFTPDLRGWFDSDPGRAERYTFQAADLTVDLSKGLVDDEILAALLQVAKDTGVAERFEAMLAGEHINVTEDRAVLHTALRRPRGIEPALVVDGQDVDADVHATLDKVYAFAEQVRDGSWTGVTGKRIETVVNIGIGGSDLGPVMVYEALKPYVQEGLEARFVSNIDPADIYEKTVDLDPETTLFIVASKTFGTLETLTNARLARQWLWERLGLTDASDDEKSNAVAKHFVAVSTALDKVAAFGIDPENAFGFWDWVGGRYSVDSAIGTSVVIAIGKENWEQFLAGFHAVDEHVRTTPLEQNVPVLMGLLNVWYTNFLGAQSHAVLPYTQYLHRFAAYLQQLTMESNGKRVRWDGSPVTTDTGEVFWGEPGTNGQHAFYQLIHQGTRLIPADFITVAKPARPLKDESGDGKAVQPGQDVHALFLANFFAQTKALAFGKTADEVRAEGTTDEGIVAARTFTGNKPSTSILAPELTPSVLGQLIALYEHIVFTEGTIWGIDSFDQWGVELGKQLALQIAPAVDGDQDALASQDSSTKALIAKYLELRGE, encoded by the coding sequence GTGACCGAATCCGCTCCCGTCGACCCCACATCGACCGACGGCTGGAAGAAGCTCGCCGGCATCGCCGACGGATTCACCCCCGACCTGCGCGGTTGGTTCGACAGCGACCCCGGTCGCGCCGAGCGCTACACGTTCCAGGCCGCCGACCTGACCGTCGACCTGTCGAAGGGCCTCGTCGACGACGAGATCCTCGCCGCCCTGCTCCAGGTCGCGAAGGACACCGGCGTCGCCGAGCGCTTCGAGGCGATGCTCGCCGGCGAGCACATCAACGTGACCGAGGACCGCGCCGTCCTGCACACGGCGCTCCGCCGTCCGCGGGGCATCGAGCCGGCGCTCGTGGTCGACGGCCAGGACGTCGACGCCGACGTGCACGCCACGCTCGACAAGGTCTACGCCTTCGCCGAGCAGGTGCGCGACGGCTCGTGGACCGGTGTCACCGGCAAGCGCATCGAGACCGTCGTCAACATCGGCATCGGCGGCTCCGACCTCGGCCCGGTCATGGTCTACGAGGCGCTCAAGCCGTACGTGCAGGAGGGCCTCGAGGCGCGCTTCGTCTCGAACATCGACCCCGCCGACATCTACGAGAAGACCGTCGACCTCGACCCGGAGACCACGCTCTTCATCGTCGCGTCGAAGACCTTCGGCACGCTCGAGACCCTGACCAACGCCCGTCTCGCCCGCCAGTGGCTGTGGGAGCGCCTCGGCCTGACCGACGCGTCGGACGACGAGAAGTCGAACGCCGTCGCCAAGCACTTCGTCGCCGTCTCGACCGCGCTCGACAAGGTCGCCGCGTTCGGCATCGACCCCGAGAACGCCTTCGGCTTCTGGGACTGGGTGGGCGGCCGCTACTCGGTCGACTCGGCCATCGGCACCTCGGTCGTCATCGCGATCGGCAAGGAGAACTGGGAGCAGTTCCTCGCCGGGTTCCACGCCGTCGACGAGCACGTCCGCACCACGCCGCTCGAGCAGAACGTCCCCGTCCTCATGGGTCTGCTCAACGTCTGGTACACGAACTTCCTCGGTGCGCAGAGCCACGCGGTCCTGCCGTACACGCAGTACCTGCACCGCTTCGCCGCGTACCTGCAGCAGCTCACGATGGAGTCGAACGGCAAGCGCGTCCGCTGGGACGGCTCGCCCGTCACGACGGACACCGGCGAGGTCTTCTGGGGCGAGCCGGGCACCAACGGCCAGCACGCGTTCTACCAGCTCATCCACCAGGGCACCCGCCTGATCCCGGCGGACTTCATCACCGTCGCGAAGCCGGCGCGTCCGCTCAAGGACGAGTCGGGCGACGGCAAGGCCGTGCAGCCGGGCCAGGACGTCCACGCGCTGTTCCTGGCGAACTTCTTCGCGCAGACCAAGGCGCTCGCGTTCGGCAAGACCGCCGACGAGGTCCGCGCCGAGGGCACCACCGACGAGGGCATCGTCGCGGCCCGCACCTTCACGGGCAACAAGCCGTCGACGTCGATCCTCGCGCCGGAGCTCACCCCGAGCGTGCTCGGTCAGCTCATCGCCCTCTACGAGCACATCGTGTTCACCGAGGGCACCATCTGGGGCATCGACTCGTTCGACCAGTGGGGTGTCGAGCTCGGCAAGCAGCTCGCGCTGCAGATCGCCCCGGCGGTCGACGGCGACCAGGACGCGCTCGCGTCGCAGGACTCCTCGACGAAGGCGCTCATCGCCAAGTACCTGGAGCTGCGCGGCGAGTAG